From a region of the Deinococcus sp. KSM4-11 genome:
- a CDS encoding MFS transporter — translation MWGGFFAVIPLVTVHFSGASAQGGLGWPAATIGVILGVRQLAQQGLTVFGGAWADHLGPKPLILAGCLLRTLGFAWMGFATTPGVLLAAALLAGVGGGLFDAPKNAAITAVTRPEQRARMFSLTSIAGNLGMLGGPLIGAALLGLGFRAAALAAASVYLLAAGVMAVTLPHVRPARVPGRSLAGLAQAAADVPFRRFTLVLIGNFILSTQINVAVTLKAIALAGPHATVPLYGLSAGLAVLLQYPLLRAVERHVPLRAALVSAVTLVGLSLGLMALATTFPALLACVALYSLGTMLVYPAQQTLTARFAPPALVGSYFGFSAISLGAGGALGSALGGVLVDAGARIGLPALPWLTLAAIGAATALGLRWALRGLEQPGDGA, via the coding sequence ATGTGGGGCGGCTTCTTCGCCGTGATCCCACTGGTCACTGTGCACTTCAGCGGCGCATCCGCGCAGGGCGGCCTGGGCTGGCCCGCCGCGACCATCGGCGTGATCCTGGGGGTGCGGCAGCTGGCCCAGCAGGGCCTGACCGTGTTCGGCGGCGCGTGGGCCGACCACCTGGGGCCGAAACCGCTGATCCTCGCCGGGTGCCTGCTGCGCACCCTGGGCTTCGCGTGGATGGGCTTCGCCACGACGCCCGGCGTGCTGCTCGCCGCCGCGCTGCTGGCCGGCGTCGGCGGCGGCCTGTTCGATGCGCCGAAGAATGCCGCGATCACGGCCGTCACGCGGCCCGAGCAGCGGGCGCGGATGTTCAGCCTGACCAGCATTGCCGGGAACCTGGGCATGCTGGGCGGCCCGCTGATCGGCGCGGCGCTCCTGGGCCTGGGCTTCCGCGCGGCGGCCCTGGCGGCGGCCAGCGTGTACCTGCTCGCGGCGGGCGTGATGGCCGTCACGCTGCCGCATGTGCGGCCCGCCCGCGTTCCTGGCCGCAGCCTCGCGGGGCTGGCACAGGCGGCGGCCGACGTGCCCTTCCGGCGCTTCACGCTGGTGCTGATCGGCAATTTCATCCTGAGCACGCAGATCAACGTGGCCGTCACGCTCAAGGCCATTGCCCTGGCCGGGCCGCACGCCACCGTGCCGCTGTACGGCCTCTCGGCGGGGCTGGCGGTGCTGCTGCAGTACCCACTGCTGCGCGCCGTGGAGCGGCATGTCCCGCTGCGCGCCGCCCTCGTCTCGGCCGTCACGCTGGTCGGCCTGAGCCTGGGCCTCATGGCGCTGGCCACGACCTTCCCGGCCCTGCTGGCCTGCGTGGCCCTGTATTCGCTGGGCACCATGCTGGTGTACCCGGCCCAGCAGACCCTCACCGCCCGCTTCGCGCCGCCTGCCCTGGTCGGCAGCTACTTCGGGTTCAGCGCCATCAGCCTCGGCGCGGGCGGCGCGCTTGGCAGCGCCCTGGGCGGCGTGCTCGTCGATGCGGGCGCGCGCATAGGTCTTCCCGCCCTGCCCTGGCTTACGCTGGCGGCGATCGGCGCGGCGACCGCGCTCGGCCTGCGCTGGGCGCTGCGGGGCCTGGAGCAGCCGGGCGACGGGGCCTGA